One genomic window of Branchiostoma floridae strain S238N-H82 chromosome 4, Bfl_VNyyK, whole genome shotgun sequence includes the following:
- the LOC118414229 gene encoding uncharacterized protein LOC118414229 isoform X1 gives MATLSKEDVRSSERNMKQSQGGEAATSFSQWNLQYQLVVADRNLAICELEQEKNRSAQKDQEIMDLKMQVEMLKAGGVCSSCQDTAEAKELYEFQILELEFLLEEQKKELSESRADLEISGDKTRGHISLEEAEAMAYRITELEALLEKQRNENDVLTARLQLMLSDDTVEQENSFLHECFLARCASLTDDEEERQTAYIEQDGPFLPECFLAHTASHSNDEEGDKLDMNVTQINNVSPREKSRRFVKLFRSMLCCYSRSVEEERT, from the exons ATGGCAACGCTCTCAAAAGAAGACGTGAGAAGTTCTGAGCGTAACATGAAG CAGAGTCAGGGAGGAGAAGCAGCAACCTCCTTTAGCCA GTGGAATCTACAGTACCAACTGGTGGTAGCGGATAGGAATCT GGCAATCTGTGAACTTGAACAGGAAAAGAACAG GAGTGCACAGAAGGACCAAGAAATCATGGACTTAAAGATGCAGGTGGAGATGCTGAAAGCAGGAGGGGTCTG TTCCAGCTGCCAGGATACTGCAGAAGCAAAGGAACTATATGAGTTCCAGATCCTAGAGCTGGAGTTCTTGCTGGAGGAACAGAAGAA GGAGCTCTCTGAGTCCCGTGCAGACCTTGAAAT CAGTGGAGATAAAACCAGAGGCCACATCTCACTTGAGGAGGCAGAAGCGATGGCATACAGGATCACAGAGCTGGAGGCCCTGTTGGAGAAACAGAGGAA TGAAAATGATGTGCTCACAGCCAGGCTACAACTGATGCTGTCTGATGACACGGTAGAGCAAGAGAACTCTTTCCTGCATGAGTGCTTCCTGGCCCGCTGTGCTTCACTCACCGATGATGAGGAAGAGAGGCAGACAGCTTACATAGAACAAGACGGCCCTTTCCTGCCCGAGTGCTTCCTGGCCCACACTGCTTCGCACAGCAATGACGAGGAGGGAGACAAACTTGACATGAACGTTACCCAGATCAACAACGTGAGCCCACGAGAGAAGAGTAGGAGATTTGTGAAATTATTTAGGAGTATGCTCTGCTGTTACAGCAGAAGTGTTGAAGAGGAAAGAACGTAA
- the LOC118414721 gene encoding somatostatin receptor type 5-like, protein MSGRGFVVLATLLVWRGTALEQLQFVTTDRNSTRPGLSCLQACTACLNHVSASSRLNGNCVITQRCLKTFEQILGKAALLLGSSCINNNNSNAAHQDKFSAMSFANYTSLWHETLRNCGRYCSDPEMQWRPNRDLDIFLTTHATSLNISLESPDITFIPSELAITVISAVVTVGLLGNALVFYTLCGRARTSAVISSYILNLSAADSICVLTAPLMLSQDAFDALLSLGNVVCVCGQTVYMVTLAASMLTLATMCVERYLAVAHPLQSLRWRSAGKARAACVLTWVFAVLLSLPMFIFWKLRPQNGANGINQCDWHAEQLWLSVYYSVYGVVMGSLGLLIFVLYCCMLSRHSARRDDQQPDSCHESRRIRAVQRKVVRMVLVLLMVLSFSYLPYYTWWLVRVTHSFSTMGLTSQTFERLEFGLFTLTYLNNCLNPFMYTLLSENYRETFRAACQCVNTCCCCNSPRTLSSPAATNSGL, encoded by the coding sequence ATGAGTGGACGTGGTTTTGTCGTACTGGCTACTTTACTAGTGTGGAGAGGAACAGCACTGGAGCAGTTACAATTTGTAACAACTGATCGAAATTCAACGAGACCGGGGCTTTCGTGTCTCCAAGCCTGTACGGCTTGCTTGAACCATGTATCCGCCTCAAGTCGTTTGAACGGGAACTGTGTTATCACCCAAAGATGTCTGAAGACTTTCGAACAGATTCTTGGAAAAGCCGCTCTTCTCTTAGGTAGTTCCtgtatcaacaacaacaacagtaatgCCGCACATCAAGACAAATTCTCCGCGATGTCGTTCGCAAATTATACAAGTTTATGGCACGAGACTCTAAGAAATTGCGGTCGATATTGCTCGGATCCTGAGATGCAGTGGAGACCTAATAGAGACTTGGATATTTTCCTGACAACTCACGCCACGTCGTTGAACATTTCACTAGAGTCACCAGACATAACCTTTATTCCATCCGAATTGGCGATAACCGTTATCAGTGCGGTTGTGACCGTAGGACTGCTCGGGAACGCTCTTgtgttttacactttgtgtggaCGAGCCCGTACCTCTGCCGTGATCAGTTCTTACATTCTCAATCTTTCTGCGGCCGACTCCATCTGTGTGCTCACCGCGCCACTCATGCTCTCCCAGGACGCGTTCGACGCCTTGCTGTCCTTGGGAAATGTCGTCTGCGTGTGCGGACAAACCGTATACATGGTCACCCTTGCAGCTTCGATGCTGACCCTAGCGACCATGTGCGTTGAACGATACCTAGCGGTGGCTCACCCGCTACAATCTCTGCGATGGCGATCTGCAGGGAAAGCGCGGGCAGCCTGTGTTCTGACTTGGGTCTTCGCCGTGCTTCTATCTCTGCCTATGTTCATCTTTTGGAAATTAAGGCCACAAAACGGAGCTAACGGCATTAACCAATGCGACTGGCACGCCGAACAGCTCTGGCTGTCCGTCTACTATAGCGTCTATGGCGTAGTGATGGGGTCTCTTGGACTTCTAATCTTCGTCCTGTACTGTTGCATGCTTTCCCGACACAGCGCCAGACGAGATGACCAACAACCGGACAGTTGTCACGAGTCACGCCGTATCCGTGCCGTGCAGAGGAAAGTTGTGCGCATGGTCTTGGTATTACTGATGGTCCTGTCCTTTTCCTATCTCCCCTACTACACTTGGTGGTTAGTACGGGTCACACACTCTTTCTCAACGATGGGACTGACTTCTCAAACATTCGAGAGATTAGAATTCGGACTGTTTACGTTGACGTATCTCAACAACTGTTTGAACCCGTTCATGTACACGTTGTTGAGCGAGAACTATCGGGAAACGTTCCGAGCAGCTTGCCAGTGCGTGAACACCTGCTGTTGTTGTAACAGTCCTAGGACACTATCCAGTCCCGCAGCAACCAACAGTGGTCTGTAA
- the LOC118414229 gene encoding uncharacterized protein LOC118414229 isoform X3 — protein MATLSKEDVRSSERNMKQSQGGEAATSFSQWNLQYQLVVADRNLAICELEQEKNRSAQKDQEIMDLKMQVEMLKAGGVCCQDTAEAKELYEFQILELEFLLEEQKKELSESRADLEISGDKTRGHISLEEAEAMAYRITELEALLEKQRNENDVLTARLQLMLSDDTVEQENSFLHECFLARCASLTDDEEERQTAYIEQDGPFLPECFLAHTASHSNDEEGDKLDMNVTQINNVSPREKSRRFVKLFRSMLCCYSRSVEEERT, from the exons ATGGCAACGCTCTCAAAAGAAGACGTGAGAAGTTCTGAGCGTAACATGAAG CAGAGTCAGGGAGGAGAAGCAGCAACCTCCTTTAGCCA GTGGAATCTACAGTACCAACTGGTGGTAGCGGATAGGAATCT GGCAATCTGTGAACTTGAACAGGAAAAGAACAG GAGTGCACAGAAGGACCAAGAAATCATGGACTTAAAGATGCAGGTGGAGATGCTGAAAGCAGGAGGGGTCTG CTGCCAGGATACTGCAGAAGCAAAGGAACTATATGAGTTCCAGATCCTAGAGCTGGAGTTCTTGCTGGAGGAACAGAAGAA GGAGCTCTCTGAGTCCCGTGCAGACCTTGAAAT CAGTGGAGATAAAACCAGAGGCCACATCTCACTTGAGGAGGCAGAAGCGATGGCATACAGGATCACAGAGCTGGAGGCCCTGTTGGAGAAACAGAGGAA TGAAAATGATGTGCTCACAGCCAGGCTACAACTGATGCTGTCTGATGACACGGTAGAGCAAGAGAACTCTTTCCTGCATGAGTGCTTCCTGGCCCGCTGTGCTTCACTCACCGATGATGAGGAAGAGAGGCAGACAGCTTACATAGAACAAGACGGCCCTTTCCTGCCCGAGTGCTTCCTGGCCCACACTGCTTCGCACAGCAATGACGAGGAGGGAGACAAACTTGACATGAACGTTACCCAGATCAACAACGTGAGCCCACGAGAGAAGAGTAGGAGATTTGTGAAATTATTTAGGAGTATGCTCTGCTGTTACAGCAGAAGTGTTGAAGAGGAAAGAACGTAA
- the LOC118414229 gene encoding uncharacterized protein LOC118414229 isoform X2: MATLSKEDVRSSERNMKQSQGGEAATSFSQWNLQYQLVVADRNLAICELEQEKNRSAQKDQEIMDLKMQVEMLKAGGVCSSCQDTAEAKELYEFQILELEFLLEEQKKELSESRADLEIGDKTRGHISLEEAEAMAYRITELEALLEKQRNENDVLTARLQLMLSDDTVEQENSFLHECFLARCASLTDDEEERQTAYIEQDGPFLPECFLAHTASHSNDEEGDKLDMNVTQINNVSPREKSRRFVKLFRSMLCCYSRSVEEERT; this comes from the exons ATGGCAACGCTCTCAAAAGAAGACGTGAGAAGTTCTGAGCGTAACATGAAG CAGAGTCAGGGAGGAGAAGCAGCAACCTCCTTTAGCCA GTGGAATCTACAGTACCAACTGGTGGTAGCGGATAGGAATCT GGCAATCTGTGAACTTGAACAGGAAAAGAACAG GAGTGCACAGAAGGACCAAGAAATCATGGACTTAAAGATGCAGGTGGAGATGCTGAAAGCAGGAGGGGTCTG TTCCAGCTGCCAGGATACTGCAGAAGCAAAGGAACTATATGAGTTCCAGATCCTAGAGCTGGAGTTCTTGCTGGAGGAACAGAAGAA GGAGCTCTCTGAGTCCCGTGCAGACCTTGAAAT TGGAGATAAAACCAGAGGCCACATCTCACTTGAGGAGGCAGAAGCGATGGCATACAGGATCACAGAGCTGGAGGCCCTGTTGGAGAAACAGAGGAA TGAAAATGATGTGCTCACAGCCAGGCTACAACTGATGCTGTCTGATGACACGGTAGAGCAAGAGAACTCTTTCCTGCATGAGTGCTTCCTGGCCCGCTGTGCTTCACTCACCGATGATGAGGAAGAGAGGCAGACAGCTTACATAGAACAAGACGGCCCTTTCCTGCCCGAGTGCTTCCTGGCCCACACTGCTTCGCACAGCAATGACGAGGAGGGAGACAAACTTGACATGAACGTTACCCAGATCAACAACGTGAGCCCACGAGAGAAGAGTAGGAGATTTGTGAAATTATTTAGGAGTATGCTCTGCTGTTACAGCAGAAGTGTTGAAGAGGAAAGAACGTAA
- the LOC118414229 gene encoding uncharacterized protein LOC118414229 isoform X4 translates to MATLSKEDVRSSERNMKQSQGGEAATSFSQWNLQYQLVVADRNLAICELEQEKNRSAQKDQEIMDLKMQVEMLKAGGVCCQDTAEAKELYEFQILELEFLLEEQKKELSESRADLEIGDKTRGHISLEEAEAMAYRITELEALLEKQRNENDVLTARLQLMLSDDTVEQENSFLHECFLARCASLTDDEEERQTAYIEQDGPFLPECFLAHTASHSNDEEGDKLDMNVTQINNVSPREKSRRFVKLFRSMLCCYSRSVEEERT, encoded by the exons ATGGCAACGCTCTCAAAAGAAGACGTGAGAAGTTCTGAGCGTAACATGAAG CAGAGTCAGGGAGGAGAAGCAGCAACCTCCTTTAGCCA GTGGAATCTACAGTACCAACTGGTGGTAGCGGATAGGAATCT GGCAATCTGTGAACTTGAACAGGAAAAGAACAG GAGTGCACAGAAGGACCAAGAAATCATGGACTTAAAGATGCAGGTGGAGATGCTGAAAGCAGGAGGGGTCTG CTGCCAGGATACTGCAGAAGCAAAGGAACTATATGAGTTCCAGATCCTAGAGCTGGAGTTCTTGCTGGAGGAACAGAAGAA GGAGCTCTCTGAGTCCCGTGCAGACCTTGAAAT TGGAGATAAAACCAGAGGCCACATCTCACTTGAGGAGGCAGAAGCGATGGCATACAGGATCACAGAGCTGGAGGCCCTGTTGGAGAAACAGAGGAA TGAAAATGATGTGCTCACAGCCAGGCTACAACTGATGCTGTCTGATGACACGGTAGAGCAAGAGAACTCTTTCCTGCATGAGTGCTTCCTGGCCCGCTGTGCTTCACTCACCGATGATGAGGAAGAGAGGCAGACAGCTTACATAGAACAAGACGGCCCTTTCCTGCCCGAGTGCTTCCTGGCCCACACTGCTTCGCACAGCAATGACGAGGAGGGAGACAAACTTGACATGAACGTTACCCAGATCAACAACGTGAGCCCACGAGAGAAGAGTAGGAGATTTGTGAAATTATTTAGGAGTATGCTCTGCTGTTACAGCAGAAGTGTTGAAGAGGAAAGAACGTAA